Sequence from the Rhodococcus jostii RHA1 genome:
CCGCCGCGAGCATGCCCCGCACCGTGCGCCGCGGGTCAACGGCACCCCGGCGGGCCGGCCGCATCCGAATGGCCGGGCGGGTCGGGGGCCGCGGGCGCAGGGCGGCGATCAGTTCGGCGAGGTGCGCGCGTTCGGCCGCGGTGAGGTCGGCGATGTCCCGGTGGCGCAACACCTCGGTGTCGTCCGCGGCGACCCGCAAATGCGGCGCGTCCCCACCGGTGTCGCCGCCGTCGGCCGTGGTCAGAGCGGCCGCCGTGGCGCGGCGAGGCTGTTCCCCGGACCGCGGCGTGCGCGCCGGGACGCTGCCGCCGAACCAGCCCGCGAACGCCGAGTCGTACCGCGAGATGTCGTCGGGACCACGGCACAGCGTCGCGCGACCCGCCCAGTACACCTGACTCGGATCGCCCACATCCACCTGGTGGAGGGCCCGCGTGAACGCGGCGACGGCGTCCGACGCGACCGACAGTCCCGCCGCCGCGAGGGCGTGCGCGAACCCGGCGATGCCCACGAGCGGGTCGCCGATGTCCGGGGTCGTGGACGTGCCTCTCATCTCGCCAGGAGCCGGTCCAGTCCGGCACGGGCCACCCGTTCGAGGTCCTCGCGGTACTTGAGGACCGCGCCGAGCGTCGCGGCGGCGGTCTCCGCGTCCAGCACGTCCCGATCGAGTTCCCGCAGTGCGCGGGCCCAGTCCAGCGACTCGGCCACTCCCGGCGGCTTGAGCAGTTCCATCTCACGCAGGGAGTGGACGGCCCGGGCGACCTGACCGGCGAGTTCGGCCCCGATGCCGGGGATGCGGCGGCGCAGGATCGCGACCTCCCGCGCCAGATCGGGGTGTTCGAGCCAGTGGTACAGGCAGCGGCGTTTGAGGGCGTCGTGCACCTCACGGGTGCGGTTGGAGGTGAGCACCACCAGCGGCGGTGTCGCCGCCCGCACCTCGCCGAGTTCGGGGATGGTGACGGCATTCTCGTCGAGCACCTGCAGCAGGAATGCCTCGAACTCGTCGTCGGCGCGGTCGATCTCGTCGACGAGCAGCACACACGGCGCTTCGGTGAGGGCCCGCAGCAAGGGGCGCGCCAGCAGGAACCGCTCGGTGTACAGCGAACGTTCGACCGTGTCGGCCTCGAGCAGGCCGTCGCTCGCCGCCTCCAGCGTCCGCAAGTGCAGCAACTGTCGCGGGAAGTCCCAGTCGTAGAGCGCCTGCGCGGCGTCGATGCCCTCATGGCATTGCAGGCGGATCAGCGGCAGTCCGAACGCCTCCGACAATGCGGCTGCGAGCGACGTCTTGCCGGTGCCGGGTTCGCCCTCGCAGAACAGCGGACGTCCCATACGTATGGCGAGGAACGCGGCCATCGCGACGCCGTCGTCGGCGAGGTATCCGGTGGCGTCGAGCGCCCGCGCCAGTTCCGCAGGCGAACCGACCGTCGGCGTGGAATCACTCACGCCCGCGAGCCTAGGTGAGTGCCCGGCCCCGGATACGCGACTCGGACAACCCCGCCTGTGGTCAACCCTCCGGCTCCACCCTGCCGCGGTCCTCGCTCAACCGCCGGAACATCGCGGTGGCACCGAATCTCGCGGCCGCCCGTTCGACGAGTCCCGGCGCGATCTGCGCCAGCGCGAGCAGCGGGCGGATCGGTGCTCCGCTCTCCACGATTTCGGGCCGGTCACGCTGGATTGCCCGGATCACGGCGGCCGCGACCTTGTCGGTGCTGGTCTCGCCCGTGATCCGGCCGGCCCTGATTCCGCGTTCCGTCATCCGCTGGTACATGCCGTCGCCCGCGATGAATCCGGGACACACGACGGAGAAGCCGACGGGCGAGCCCGCGTACTCCGCGCGCAGCGACTGGGTGAGACCGATCAGCCCGGCCTTCGTCGCCGCATACGGCGCGCAGTACGCCGGACCGATCTTCGCCGCCAGCGACGAGATGAACACCACGTGACCGCGACCGCGGCCCAGCATCCCGGGCACCACTCGGCGCGTGAGAAGCAGTGGCGCGGTGAGATTCACGTCGACCATCGCGGTGAGTTCGCCGGGCTCGAGTCGGGTGAAGGCCGAGACGTTCTCCACGCCGGCATTGTTCACGAGGAGGTCGAGGGGACCGACCGCCGCCTCGGCGCGTTCGACCAGCGAATCGAGCTCACCGAGTCGGTTCAGGTCCGCGGGCACGGCCTCGGCGCGCACACCGAGCGCACGCAATTCTCCGACGACTTCCGCGAGTCGGTCCTCACGCCGCCCGGACACCGCGACGGCGACGCCCTCCCGGGCGAGGGCCCGGGCGACGACGCGGCCGAGACCGCCGGAGGCGCCGGTCACCAGAGCCGTGCGTCCCTGCAGTTGCTTCATTCCTCCGAGCTTTCGCGCTCGGTGGAGGGGAGTCAACGCTGTGACGCCCCGCATACGGCACGATGGACCGGTGGTTCACGTCATCGACATAACAGATCCGGCCGACACCAGGCTGGACGACTTCCGCGATCTCAATTCCTCGGACCGGCGTCCCGACCTCCCCGAGGGCAAGGGCCTGGTGATCGCGGAAGGCGTGCTGGTGGCGCAGCGCCTGCTCACCTCCCGGTTCGACCCGATCGCGCTGCTCGGCGTCGATCGGCGGCTGGAGGAACTCACGGACGACCTCGCACACGTGGACGTGCCGTTCTACCGGACGACGGCGGATGTCATGGCCGAGGTCGTCGGGTTCCACCTCAATCGGGGCGTGCTCGCGGCGGCGCGTCGCCCCGCGCCGCTCGAACTGCCGGACGTGCTCGAGCACACCCGGACGGTCGCGGTGCTCGAGGGCGTCAACGATCACGAGAACCTGGGCTCGATGTTCCGTAACGCGGCAGGGCTCGGCGTCGACGCCGTGGTGTTCGGCAAGGGCTGCGCCGACCCGCTGTACCGCCGGGCGGTCCGGGTGTCGATGGGGCACGTGCTCCGGGTCCCGTTCGCGCACGTCACGAAGTGGCCACACGACCTGGACGCTCTGCGGGAGCGGGGTTTCCAGCTGATCTCGCTGACCCCGAACCCCGAGGCGGTGACGCTCGCCGAGGCGATGACAGGGGAGAAGGTGGCGTTGCTGCTGGGCGCGGAAGGCCCCGGACTCACCGAACACGCCATGCGCGCCACGGACATTCGTGCCCGCATCCCGATGGCACCCGGAACGGACTCGCTCAATGTCGCGACGGCGGCGGCGATGGCGTTCTACGAGCGCGTCCGCACGGGTCGGTGAGAATGCTGCACCCTCATTCCCCGTATCCGCAGCCGACGGGAACACCGTGGTTCACGGGACTTCTCGTGGCCGGGTTCGCCGCGGTAGTGGTGGCGGTCGCGATCATGGCCTTCGGCTCGCAGCTCGCCCGGATCCACCTCGCCCTGGCGGTGGTCCTCGAACTCGTCGTGGTCGCCGGGGTCGCACCGTCGGTGTGGCGACTGCGCCGGACGCCGGTCTGGCGGTGGCTGGTGTACGGGGCCGCCGCCGGAGTTGTCGCCGGCTGGACGGCGCTGCTCGTCGGCGTCGCCTGACTGCGCCTTGCTTCGGGCCGGAGTCGTCAGAACCCGAAGTAGCGGCGGAGGAGTCCGCCTTTGCGGGCCGTCGGCGGAGCGGGCGCGGCCACCGGGCCGGGTGCGGGGGCGGGTTGTTCCACCTCTGCTTGTTCCACCTCGGCGGGAGGCTCGACCTCGGGACCCTCGCCGGGCGGGTGAACGGTGAAGCCGAGCACGATGAGCGCCTTCGGGTCGGTCTCGGTGTCCTCGGGGGCGCCCGTGTACCGGAAGCCCAGCCATTCCCGGTTGGCGCCCTCGGCGAACTGCTGCGGGTGGAACGGCAGCGACTGCGGGTCGGGCAGGACACCCGCCGGATGTTTCAGCGGAAAGTCGCCCGCCCAGAACGGCCTCTCCCACACCAGGGGGAGGCCGAGGTCCTCGTGGATGTGAACCGGCGTCGCGCTGAACGACCGCGTCAGGTGCCCGTCCTCCCACATCGCGAACGAGCCCCACGCGATGTCCGGCTTGGACGCCACGTAGTACGTCTTTGCGAATTCGGTGGGCCGGACGCGTGTTTCGGGCAGAGTCGACGGCCGGGGGACGGCCAGATCGGGTCCGCATACGACGGTGACGCCGGGGTAGGAACCGATGTGCACGGTCCCGGCGGAGTCGAGCCGTGCGGCCTCGGCCAGCGGAACCGGGCCGGTGGGGGTGGCCACCAGGTCGGGATAGAGACGGGAGGCGAGTTGCTGCGCTGCGCCCGGATCAGGCTCCGGGTGGCCGCGCAGCACAGCCGCAGGGTCGGGGACGTCGACGTACCAGATCGTTGATACCTTGGCCCCCACGGTCATCCCTCTCTTCCGGTGTCTTCCTGAAAGAGTACGACCTCGACCGTGTTCCCGGCCTGCTCACCGCGCAAACGGTCAGCGTCCGCTGCTGCGGACACCGAGCAGGACGTCGTCCCAGGACGGGAGGGCGGGTTTGCCGCGCTTGTCCTTGTTGTTCGTCTGGTGCGGGGCGATCTTGGGTGCGGCGGGCTCTTCGGACGGGGCGGGCTCGTCCTCGGGTTCCTCGGTGACGTCGGCCTCGATGATCTCCTCGGGCTCGATTGTCGGCACCTCCACCTCGGTGGGGAACTCGGCGAGTTCGAGTTGCTCCGGCTCGTCGGACGCCACCGGCGCCAATCCGCGGAGCGGACGGCCGAAGTCGGGATCGATGAGGTCGAACGCGGTGTCGTCGAGCGCGACGATGGTGCCACCGTGCGCGTCCGGCTGGTACCGCCAGTGCGCCGCGTTGGTGGTCCGCCCGGCCTGCCACTGCAGCTGGGCGACCCAGTGATTGTCCTCGTCGCGCCACGCGTCCCAGGTGGCGTCGTCGATGTTGTGCCCCCGAGCGCGGAACGCCTGCGTGACGATCTCGGCGAGAGTGGGAACGGCGGGGCCGTTGTCGCGGACCGGGTGTCCGCCCTGCGCCATCTCGGCCGCACGGGAGCGTTCGAGCAGAACCGGATACGCGAAACGCTCCACCTTCGCCAGGGGGATGCCGGCCTCGTCGGCCACCTGTTCGACGGAGGCGCCGGCACGGATGCGGGCCTGGATTTCACGGGGCCTGAGCTGACTGTCCATTTCGATCTCAATCTGGCCGAGTCGAGCGATGTCCCCGCGGGATGCGGCGCGGAGTTTGTCATCGGCGGGAAGCCGGAATTTTTCGCCGGTACTGGCATCTGCGCACACGACGTGCGATCCATCTGGCTCGAGACCGATCACTCGAAGCTCTCGCACGTTGACCTCCTTATCGCGCCGGCTCGCGACTTTGCACCTGGGCAACTGTAATTCATTCGTGACAGCCCGCGCGGCAGGACACGCGCGGGTAAATCCCGTCCCGGCGTCGCGGCCGCGCTAGGCTTCGTCGTTTCGTGATCGGCCCTTCCTGCGGGGTGTGCGCTGCCTCGTGCGGGTGGCTTCGACCGGGTCGATCGCCGGTGCAGACCAGTGTTCGGCCAGCGCGAGGCTGGGTTCGCGGCCCGACGCGACGTGCCGGTACGCGATCTCGGCGGCGCGGTCGGCGTCGCCCGCAGCAATGGCCTCGTACAACTCGGCGTGCTCGTCACATTGCTGACCGGGATCGCGTTCCTTGGTGAGGTGGAACAACCACTGCACGCGCGTCGCGAGAGGTTGCAGCATCGACTGCAGCAGCGGACTGCCGGACATCTCCACGATGACGGCGTGGAATGCGGCGTTCGCGGCGGCGATGGCGGGCTTGTCGTCGCGCGCTGTGGCCGAACGCGCCGCGGTGAGTTGGTCGCGCAGTGACGTGAGGTGGGAGTCGTCCGCTCGCTGCGCGGCGAGCCGGGCCGCGAGCACCTCGAGGCTTTCGCGGACGTCGAAGAGGTCGCGGACCTCGTCGACGCCGAACGGGGCGACGATCGCTCCGCGCCGCGGGACGATCACGACGAGTCCGTCGGTCTGGAGCTGTTGCAGGGCCTCGCGCAGCGGGATCCGGGACACCTGCAGTTCCGCGGCGAGGTCGCGTTCGATCAGGCGCTGGCCCGGCGCGAGCTGCAGGTTGACGATGCGCCTGGCCAGTTCTTCGTACGCGGTCTCGCGCAGTGACTTCGGCGCCGACGCGTCGGTTGCACCGTTCACGTGGTCTCCTGTCGTCGTGGTGGCCACGTCAGCCACCGTAGAGCGCACAAGCGCGCCGCCCTCGGGTGGATGCGGGTCCTTACGTCTGTGTAACACGGCGGAAATGACGCGCCCCCAAGATTCAAATAACGGTATACCGCTAACTGTGGCGGTTCCTGAGTCAAGGAGTCCAGCGCGTGAACACGACCCTCTCCGCCCGAGCCCGAACCCTCGTCCCCGCGCTGTGCGCGGCCGCGACTCTCGCAGCTACCCTGACGGCCTGCGGGTCGTCGGACGCAGGCACCGCCTCCGGTGACACCCTCCGCGTCGGGGTGTTCTTCCCCGGCTCCGTCTCCGACACGGGCTTCATGGAATCGGGGTATCTCGGCTACCAGCGTCTCGAGGAAACCCTCGGTGACCGGGTGGAGCTGAGTTACGTCGAGCAGGTCGCCGCCGCCGACTACCAGCAGGCCCTGGTGCGCTTCGCGACGGCGAACGACCTCGTCGTCTCGCTCGGCGGTCAGACGGACGCCGACGTCCGCAAGGTCGCACCCCAGTTCCCCGACGTGAAATTCGTCGAGATCGGCGGACCCGCCGACGCGTCCCCGCTGCCGAATCTCGCCTACTACGACCCGCAGCAGGCGGAGGCCGAGTTCCTCAGCGGAGCGGTCGCGGCGACGGCGTCCAAGACCCCGTCCGTATCGTTCGTCGGCGGCGTCGAACTGCCCGCCATCGTGAACGCCGCGAAGGCCTTCGGCAACGGCGCCGAGTTCGCGCGGCCCGGCACCCAGGTGCTCACCCCGCAGTACCTGGGCGATTTCAACGACCCGGCCAAGGCGAAGCAGGCCGCGCTCGCCAACTACGGCGCCGGCGCGGGCGCGGTGGGGCAGATCGTGAACCTCGGCAAGTCCGGGCTGGAACAGGCCGCCGCGCAGTCGGGCGCGCTGATGGTGGGCGGCCCGATTCCCGGCGACTGCTCGAACCCCGCCTACGTCGGCTACGTGCACACCGACATCGGCAAGGAAGTGGAATACGCCGTCCAGTCCACCCTGGACGGAACGTGGAAGGCCGAGAACGTGGCGTTCGGCCTGACGTCACCGAACGGCGGCACCGACTTCGTGCTCTGCAGCGCCGACCCCGCCGTCGCCGACGCACTCGGCAAGGCGAAGACCGCCCTGGCCACCGGTGCCGTCGAGCCCTACCGAGCGGGCTGACATGAGCACACCAGCACTGCAGCTCAACGGAATCGGGAAGAGCTTCGGCGACGTCCGGGCCCTCCGCGGTGTCGACCTGTCGGTGCAACCCGGCACGGTGCACTGCATCCTCGGGGAAAACGGGGCCGGGAAGTCGACGCTCTGCAACGTGGTGTACGGCGGTCTGTGGCCGGACACCGGAACGATGACCCTGGCCGGTCGCCGATACGCGCCCGGTTCGCCCGCGGCCGCGATGGCGGACGGCGTGGCGATGGTGCACCAGCACTTCAGTCTCATCGGCACGATGACCGTCGCCGAGAACCTGCTGCTCACCGGACGGGGACTGCGACTGCGCCGCGCGGAACTACGGACCCGCCTCGATCGACTCGCCGACGACTATCACCTGAGGATCGATCCGGACGCGCTGGTCTCCGCCATGCCGATCGGTGCGCGGCAGAAGGTCGAGATCGTGAAGGCCCTGCTCGCCGACCCCGCGCTGATCCTGCTGGACGAGCCGACCGGGGTACTCGATCCCGGCGAGATCGATGCCCTGATCGAGACGTGCCAGGCGGTCGCGGCGGCGGGCAAGGCGGTCGTCCTCGTCACCCACAAACTCGGTGAGGTGGCCCGGGTCGCGGACGCCGCGACCGTGCTGCGCGGAGGTGAGGTCGCAGGTGGGGGCCGCATGTCGGAGCTGACGATCCCCCAGCTGACGATGGCGATGGTCGGAAGACCGGTGTCCGAACTCGGTCCGGCGCTCGCCGCGGGCGTCGGTACGGAGAGCGACAGCGGCGCGATGCCCGAGCGGCGGGCGACCGGCCCCGTCGTCCTCGGGCTCCGCGGCGTCCGCGCCACCCGGGTGGACGGCAGTGTCGCCCTGTCCGGCGTGGGGCTCGAGGTGCGGGCCGGCGAGATCGTCGGAATCGCGGGCGTCGAGGGGAACGGGCAGAGCGAACTGGTCGCCGTGCTCTCCGGTGCCACCCGACCCGAGTCGGGCACGGTCACGCTCGGCGACGCCGACATCACGTCGGCATCCCCGGCCGAACGCACCCGCCTCGGTCTCGGGGTGGTGCCGGAGGACCGCCACCGGGAGGCGATGGTGGCGGAACTGTCCCTGTCGGAGAACCTCTTCCTCGGCCGCCTGCACCGCTTCCGCCGGATGGGCCTGCTCGACCGAAGTCGGATGGATGCCGCGGCCCGCGACCTGATCGAGCAGTTCTCGGTACGGACACCCGGACCGGGAACCTCCATGGGTGCGCTGTCGGGAGGCAATCAGCAGAAGGTCGTCCTGGCCCGCGAACTGTCCACGGAGAAGCTGCAGTGTCTGGTCGCGGCGCAGCCCACCCGCGGACTCGACATCGGGGCGGTCGAGTACGTCCTGAACCAACTCCGCGGCTGCGCCTCCTCGGGAAACGCAGTCCTGGTCGTGTCCAGCGAGATCTCCGAACTGCTCGCGCTGTGCGACCGCATCTTCGTCAGCTACCGCGGGGCCCTGCTGGGGCCCGTCGACACGGCGGCGGCCTCTGCGGGGCAGCAGATCGGTGAACTGATGACGGGAACGGCGGCATGACTCGACTTCGAACCTGGGCACATCACCCACTTCCGGTGGCGATCGCCGCGATCGCCCTCGCGGGACTCGTCGGAGTGCTCCTCGCCGCGGCCGCGGGTGCCACCGTGACCGAGACCGCCGAAGCGCTGTCCGAGGGGATGTTCGGCAGCAGCTACGCGATCGGAGTCTCGCTCAACACTGCTGCGGTGCTGGCTCTCGTCGCGGCCGGATTCACCGTCGCGCACCGGGCCGGACTGGTGAACGTCGGCGGTGAGGGCCAGCTGTGCGTCGGGGGCATCGCCGCGACCGCGGTCGGCACCACGCTGGGGGCGGGCACTCCCGCGCCGATCGCCGTCACCGCGGTTCTCCTCGCCGCGGCCGGTGCCGGGTGGGCATGGGCTGCGATCGCCGCGTACCTGAGGGTCCGCCGGGGCACGAGCGAGATCATCACGACGCTGCTGCTGAACTTCGTCGGCCTCGCGCTGGTGCTGCTGATGGTGCACGAGCCCAGCCTCCTTCGTCAGCCCGTCACGTCCTCGGAGACACTGCCGCAGTCCGCGCCGCTGATCGAGTCCGCGCACCTGCCGTTGCTGGGGATCGAGCGTTCGCCGGGAACGATCGCGCTGTGGATCGCCGTGGTCGCGGTGCTGATCGTGGGCGTGGTCCTGCGCCGGACGGCGGTCGGCGTGCGACTGCGCTCGGTCGGCCTGAACCCGGACGCGTCGGCGCGGCTGGGACTGCAGGTCGGGCGGCTGCGCTTCCTCAGCCTGTCTTCGGCAGGCGCGTTCTCCGGGCTCGCGGGCGGGATCCTCGTCGCGACGGCACCGTTCGTGCTCGTTGAAGGATTCTCCTCCGGCTATGGGTTCTCCGGGCTGGTCGTCGGACTCCTGGCGCGCGGTTCCATGCTCGCCGTCGGCGCCGTGTCGCTGCTCCTCGGATTCCTCGTGTCCGGCGGAATCAATTTGCAACTCGCAGCCGGTGTTCCGGCATCGACCGTCTCGATCGTGGAATCGCTCATGATCATCCTGATCGCGGGAGCGGTGCTGTGGACCGCGACGGGCCGGAGATCGAGATCCGCGGCCGCGCCGACGGCGAAGACCCACGACGTCCCCGACCTGGCAGGAGCGAAGAAATGATCGACACGGTGTCGGACATCGCCGTCAGCGGCGTGGGATTCGCACTCCCGATCCTGGTGGCCGCGAGCGGGGAACTGGTGAGCGAGCGGGCAGGCGTGCTGAACCTCAGCCTCGAGGGCATGATGCTGACCGGGGCGTTCGCCAGCGTGCTCGGCGCCGTCACCACCGGATCCGCGGTGGGCGGTCTCGCGGCCGGACTGGCGGCCGGGTTGCTGTTCGGGCTGCTGCAGGCATTGCTGAGCGTCACGTTGCGGGCCGACCAGATCGTGGTGGGCATCGCGAGCAACGCCCTCGCGCTCGGTGTCACCACCTACGGCGCCCGGCTGCTGCTCGCGGACGGCAAGGGGCAGAACGCCCCGGGATTCGCGGCACTCGAGATCCCGCTGTTGCACCGGATCCCGATCCTCGGACCGGCTCTCTTCTCCCAGACGGCACTCGGCTACCTCTGCATCGCCGTGGTCGGGCTGCTGGCCGTCATCCTGTCGCGCCGGACGCGGACCGGTCTCGTCGTCGACGCGGTCGGGGAGGACGCCAAGTCGGCCGACTGGAGTGGACTGCCGGTGCGGAAGGTCCGCTACCTGTGCGTGCTCGTCGCGGGACTGGTGGCGGGCTTGGCCGGGGCGCAGCTCGCGCTGTCCGAGGTGCGGTCGTTCAGCGACAACATGACCGCCGGAATCGGATACCTGGCCGTCGTGGCCGTGATCGCGGGCAGGTGGCGCGCACTCGGCGTGATCTGCGCGTCCGTGTTCTTCGGGATCGCGCAGGCGCTCCAGTTCGCGTTGCCCGCCCTCGGTGTCAGCGTGCCGTTCGCCCTGCTCGTCATGTTGCCCTACGTGATCGCGATCGTCGCGGTCAGTGGATTCCTCCGCAACAGCCGCTCACCCGCAAACCTGACCGTCGCGTTCGCGCGCACGTCCTGATCGATCTCTCTGCGAGGAAACTCTTGTGACACTGATCCTTTCCCACTCCGACGTGGCCGGCCTCATCGACCGCGCCGAGGTGTTCGCCGCGGTGGAACGGGCGCACGCCGACCTGGCCGCGGGCAGGGCGTTTGCACCCGCCCCACCCGCTATGACCCTGCAGTCCGCGGCGTTCATCCCGATGGTCGCGGCGGCGACCTCGGCCGGCGCGGCCGCGGTGAAGATGCTCGTCGATCTTCCCGGCAACGCCGCCCGCGGTCTGCCCGTGCAACGTTCGGCCGTGCTCGTGACGTCCGCGGACACCGGCGAGTGCGAGGCGCTCCTCGACGGCCGCCTGATCACCGCCGTGCGCACCGCCGCCGCCAGCGCCGTGGCCACGCAACACCTCGCGCGCCGAGGCAGCCGGGTGCTGGGATTGGTGGGCGCCGGGACCCTCGCCGTCGAACACGCCCGGGCGATCACCCGGGTGTCGGACGTCGAGACGGTGCTGGTGTGGTCGCGCTCGGACGCAACGGTCGAGGAATTCCGCAGCCGGACAGAGGATCTCGGAATCTCGGTCAAGCCGATGGACTCGCCCGAGGCGGTCACCCGGTCTTCCGACGTTCTCTGCACACTCACACCGTCGAGGGACCCGATCGTGCGGGGAGCCTGGTTCGGCGAAGGCTTGCACGTCAACGCCGTGGGCGCGCCGCCGCGCGCGGACCACCGGGAGGTCGACGGCGAGGGCATGCGGCGTGCCCGCGTGGTCGTCGACTCGGTGGCCACCACGATGACCAAATCGGGGGAGACGCTGCTGGCGCTCGCCGAGGGCGCGATCATCGAGGACGACGTCGCCGTGGAGTTGGGCGACGTCATCGCGGGCCGCACCGTCGCCCGCACATCCGATCGGGACATCACGCTGTACAACTCCGTCGGGATCGGCCTCCAGGACCTCGCCGCGGCGCGCATACTGATCGACAGAGCCCGGGAACGGGGCGTCGGAACAGAAGTGGATCTGAGTCGATGAGCCAAAGCGATGTCGACGACGTGGACCTAGCGCACCTGCGGCGAGCCATCGAACTCGCCGACGAGACGGGCGACGCGGGCAACAGACCGTTCGGTGCGGTGGCGGTCGGGGCCGACGGTCACGTGATCAGCGAGGGCGCCAACTCCGTCGCGACGTCCGCCGACGTCACCGAGCATGCGGAACTCGACGCGATCACCACCGCCTGCGGTGAGGGACGAACCGGCGACCTCGTCGGCGCCACCATGTACGCCAGCGGCGAGCCGTGCCCGATGTGCAGTGCGGCGATGGTGTGGGCCGGCATCACGCGGGTGGTCTACGCGGCGTCGTCCGCGGACTTCTCCCGGATACTCCCGGACGGTCCACGGTTCACTCTGGGCTGCTCCGACGTACTCGAATCCGCGAGCGTCGAGATCGAGGTCAGCGGACCGCATCTCGGCGACGAGGCGCTCGCACCGTTCCACCGCTTCCTCGACACGGACTGACCCTCGAACGCCGTCAGCCCCCGGCACGGAGGTGCCGGGGGCTGACGGACGTGTGTGCCGGGACTCAGCCGAGCTGCGAGACGACCCAGTCGATGCTCTTGGTGAGCTGCGAGACGTCCTCGGGATCGATCGCCGGGAACATGCCGACACGCAGCTGGTTGCGGCCCAGCTTGCGGTACGGCTCGGTGTCGACGACGCCGTTGGCGCGCAGGATCTTCGCCACCTGGGCCGCGTCGATCTTGTCGTCGAAGTCGATGGTGCCGACCACCTGCGAGCGGTGAGCGGGATCGGTGACGAACGGGGTGGCGTATTCGCTGGCCTCGGCCCACTGGTACAGGCGCGAGGACGAATCGGCGGTACGCGAGGTGGCCCAGTCGAGGCCGCCCTTGCCGTTCAGCCAGTCGATCTGGTTGGCGAGCAGCAGCAGCGTCGCGAGCGCCGGGGTGTTGTACGTCTGGTCCTTGGAGCTGTTGTCCACGGCGATGGGCAGCGACAGGAAGTCGGGGGTCCAGCGACCCGAGTCCTTGATCTCCGCGACGCGCTCGAGCGCCTTCGGGCTCATCAGTGCGATCCACAGGCCACCGTCGGCGGCGAAGCACTTCTGCGGGGCGAAGTAGTACACGTCGGCGTCGGCGACGTTCACCGGCAGGCCGCCGGCGCCGGACGTGGCGTCGATGGCGATGAGCGCATTCTCCGAGCCCGCGGGACGCGAGACGGGGATCGCGACACCGGTGGACGTCTCGTTGTGCGCCCAGCCGATGAGGTCGACGGACGGATCGGAGACCGGCTCGGGCGCACTGCCCGGGTCGGCGGAGACGACGATCGGGTCGCCGATGAACGGGTTGTTCTTCGCGACCGACGCGAACTTGGAGCTGAACTCACCGTTCGTGAGGTGCAGCGACTTCTCCCGGATCAGGCCGAACGCGGCCGCATCCCAGAACGCGGTGGTGCCGCCGTTGCCGAGCACCACCTCGTAGCCCTCGGGCAGGGAGAACAGATCGGCGAGGCCGGACCGCACGCTGGCGACGACGTCCTTGACAGGCTTCTGGCGGTGGCTGGTGCCGAACACCGAGGAGCCCACCTCGACCAGCGACTGCAGCTGTTCGGGCCGAACCTTGGACGGTCCGCAGCCGAAGCGTCCGTCGGCGGGCAGGAGGTCTGCGGGGATGATCGGTGTGGAGGTCATCGCTACTTTCTGTTCCTTACTGGTTCTGGCGGGGGAGACGGTCAGCTGGTGTGGGCGATCTGGTCCCAGCCCTCGACGGACTCGGGGGTGCGGGGCGCGGGTCCGGTGTAGATGGCGGCGGGGCGGACGAGCTTGCCGAGACGTTTCTGCTCGAGGATGTGGGCGCACCAGCCGGCGGTGCGGCCGCAGGTGAACATCGCGGGCATCATGTGC
This genomic interval carries:
- the serC gene encoding phosphoserine transaminase; the protein is MTSTPIIPADLLPADGRFGCGPSKVRPEQLQSLVEVGSSVFGTSHRQKPVKDVVASVRSGLADLFSLPEGYEVVLGNGGTTAFWDAAAFGLIREKSLHLTNGEFSSKFASVAKNNPFIGDPIVVSADPGSAPEPVSDPSVDLIGWAHNETSTGVAIPVSRPAGSENALIAIDATSGAGGLPVNVADADVYYFAPQKCFAADGGLWIALMSPKALERVAEIKDSGRWTPDFLSLPIAVDNSSKDQTYNTPALATLLLLANQIDWLNGKGGLDWATSRTADSSSRLYQWAEASEYATPFVTDPAHRSQVVGTIDFDDKIDAAQVAKILRANGVVDTEPYRKLGRNQLRVGMFPAIDPEDVSQLTKSIDWVVSQLG